The Candidatus Zixiibacteriota bacterium genomic interval CCTGTAGCAGACCGGGAGAACTTATCTACTAGACAGGCTTTCCGGCCTCGGTCGGGTTAGAGTTTCATCCCGGTCTGTCATAATATCTGACGCAACCAATGACCAAGACAAGATACAAGGTCGGGTTTTTAACGGATGCGTGTCAATGATAGAATCTAAACGATCCGTGCCCGGCGACTTCGAAAACTCAAAAGGGGGTTGGAACAAGCCGGGAGTGAGGATCTGAGCCTTGGGGGCGCAGGGATGTTCAGACCTCCTCCCGTATAAGAACCAACAATACCACACCAGATACATTCTTTGATTAACCGACCGTAAAATTGGATGTCCTCGGGTCGGATTGTGTACCAGAAGCACCTGGACTTGTGACAAGGCGAAACATAAAACCAAAGGAGTTTAGCCAATGAGTCGGGCTCTGGAAAGCAATAATAGGATTACCTCAAGGCGGTCGCTCAAGAGACCAATCAATCATAAACCGGAATTGTCGCCCAAGCTCAGCTTGCATCGTCAGGATGTCGATGAGACCGACACGTATGACGATACTCGCGCGAAGCAACTGGTGAGCCAGATTCAGCAGGGCAATCAGCAGGCGTTTGCCGAGCTGGTGGACAGCTACAGCCGTCAGGTGACGGCGCTGGCTTATAAGATGGTCAGCAATTATGATGAGGCGGCCGATATCGCCCAGATGGTTTTCGTCAAGATGTATCAGAACGTCTGGCGATTCGATGATTCGAAGAAGTTTTACAGCTGGCTTTACCGCATCACCGTGAACGCTTCAATCGATTACATGCGAAAGCACAAACGACACCGTCATGAGCCGCTGGAGGAATTTCACGAATCAGTGGAGACCACGCAGGAGGATCCCGAAGAGTCGTTTCGTCGTCAACAAATTGCGGGCTACCTCATTAGTGCTGCTGATGCTCTCAACGATAAGCAGCGGTCCGTTTTTGTATTAAGGGACCTCGAGGGTTGTGATATTGACGAGGTGGCTTCATCATTGAACGTTTCTGAAGCGACCGTTCGCTGGTATCTGCACCGGGCGCGGGTCAAGATTCGCAAAGAACTACGGCGCGAGTGCCCTCAATTACTTCATTTCCTCGGTATTGTCTGACACCAGACGTACTTTCTTCATTAGGCAGCACCTTTTACAGTTAAACGGCCTGGCCGCGTTTTCCACCGGTGGAACGGCCATTCGCGGATAAACGGATTTCGGCGGGGATTGTGGTTTGTCGGGCTCTTTTTTTGCTGGATAGCCGCGACGAGCGGAATTTTCTTGTCGGTATTTTCCCCGATTTGGATTATCTTTACCGGATTATGTCGCTTGGCATCAAGAAAGTCTCCGTCTTTACCGTCACGCTGTCGGCAATATCCGTTAATATCGGTTTCTATGCATGGCGGGTGATGTTCAACAATTTCGGTGTGGAAGTCTTCGGAGCTTCGCCTACCGAAGTCGGTATCATTCAGGCCGCCAGGGAAATCCCCGGGCTTCTGGCATTCGGCGTGGGTGCCCTCGCCGTTTATTTTACCGAATCAAAGATCGCCGCCATTTCCATTGCCGCTATCGGGCTGGGGCTTCTGCTTTGCGGTGCGGCGCCGACAATAGTCGTGCTGGGACTGGCCACGGTGCTGATGTCCTTTGGATTTCATTATTTCGAACCCATGAATTCATCGCAGTTGCTTGCGCTCACGAATGTCGATGAACTCGGACGGACACAAGGGAAGCTGATGTCGTTCGAGGCCATGGCGGGGCTCGTCGGCGCCGGGCTGGTGTTGCTTCTGACGTTTTTCCTGGATTTCAGAGCGACTTTTTACGTTATCGGCGGCCTGGTGACGGCAACCGGCCTGTATCTGACCGTGGCGCTGCCGTCCAACCGCGGCGAGACTGAGCAGCGAAAGTTGAGAATACAGAAGAAATACTGGCTTTATTACACTCTCTCATTTTTGAGGGGCTGTCGAAGACACATATTCACGACTTTCGCCATATTCCTGCTCGTGAAAAATCACGGCTTGAACATAACCGTGATATCGAGTCTCATGCTGGCCACGGCGGGCGTAACGATATTCACAAATCGATTCCTTGGCAATCTTTCCGACCGGATAGGGGAGAGGGTGGTTCTGGCGGGGTGTTCTTTCGTGCTGGTGTTCATTTTCGCCGGCTACGCCTACGTTACCTTTTTGCCGATTCTCATCGCTTTCTATGTTCTCGATCACGTTCTGTTCGGTTCGTCGATTGCGCTGAAATCCTACCTGAAAAAAATCTCTACCCCCGAAGATCTCACCAACTGCCTGTCGTTTGGCATGACAGCCAATCACGTGACAGCGGTCGTGATTCCTGTGGTGGGCGGTGTGTTGTGGGCGACATTCGGGTATGAGGTGACGTTCATTTCCGGAGCGGTGATCGTTTTCGTCGACATGCTCTTCGCCTTGCGGGTTCCGCGGAACGGACACATCGTGTAGGCGAAGAATGTGATACAATTTTAGTTGCACTGCCGGGTTGTGTGCTTAAATTAGCGTTGATAGGCTGAACTTCAAACAACATGAGAGCTGGGTCTCTTTTGGCGGATGGCCGAGATTAAACGAAAACTGATGGGGAACGGAAGCAATCAGCTACTTGCTGAAGACCGGCCAGTGCATGACTGGTTTAGGTTTGTACTGTCATACCCACCGCATTTGGTAAGAGAGTATTTGGGACGTTTCGATGCCAGGCGGGGGCAGTTCGTTCTGGATCCATTCTGTGGAACCGGCACAACGGTAGTTGAGTGTAAGAAATTGGGTATAGCAAGCATAGGTTTGGAAGTGAATCCAGCCGTGGCCGCATTTGCTCGGACAAAAACCGATTGGGCAATAAATCCGAGAAGTTTGGAGACTCATGCAAGGGGAATTTACGATAAAGCCTTGGAGAAACTTCATAAACATGGGCTCTCAGATAACGGTGAGTTGTTTTCGGCTGCTCAAAATGTGTCGTCCTGCGACGCGGGTCGACTCCGCACCCTTCCCGAAGAAAGCATGGCTCTTCTAATCAAGAATTCTATAAGTCCGCTACCACTTCACAAAGCCATTGTTTTGTTGGAGACCATAGAAGAAAGCAAAGAAGTTACCTATCATCAACACGAAAGACTGGCTTTGGCCAAAACAGTTGTTTATGGCGCAAGCAACCTCCATTTTGGACCGGAAGTGGGGGTAAGCAGGGTGAAAAAGCAAGATGCCGGGGTGATTTCGGCATGGTTAAACAATATTCTTCAAATGTGTCGGGACCTACGAGTTGTAGCGGATTGTGGCCCGACGGAGGCCGCCGTGCGATGCGAGGATTCACGCACTATTGCTCAATCTTTTGACGGTCGCTCTGTTGATACAGTGATCACTTCGCCGCCGTATCCGAATGAAAAGGATTATACTCGGACTACTCGCCTAGAGTCTGTCCTTCTTGGTTACATATCAACAAGGCAGGATCTGCGAGACCTGAAGAAGTCCTTTGTTCGTTCGAATACTCGTGGGGTATTTGCAGGTGATGAGGACGACAAATACATAAGGGGAAACCCCAGAATTGAGAATATCGCGAGGGACATCGAAATCAGAAGAATTGAACTCGGCAAAACATCGGGGTTTGAACGTCTCTACGGGCGTTTAACAAAACTCTATTTTGGGGGCATGGCGAGGCACTTTGCCGAACTTAGAGAAAGGTTGAGCCCCGGGGCGAGGCTCGCTTATGTCGTCGGAGATCAGGCATCCTATTTGAGAGTCATGATTAGAACCGGGCAATTACTTGGTGAAATAGCAGAGTCATTAGGGTATGAAGTAACCGATATTGATCTTTTCAGAACTCGTTTATCCACAACCACCGGTGAGCAGTTGCGTGAAGAGGTCCTGTTGCTTCGGTGGCCCGGTTAGTGTGTTGCGAGGTTATGAGGATATGGGGTCAAAGAGCAAATACAATGAGATTATTGAGCGGATTTTTCTCTCCAAGTTTAGATCTGGAGCCAGCGAAATTAGTTTTGAGCGCTCGGACATAGTAGCGGTTGCCGAAGACTTGGGGATCGAATACCCCAAAAACTTGGGCGATGTAGTATATAGTTTTAGGTACAGATCTAGTTTGCCAGCGAAAGTGAGAGCAAAAGCGCCTAAAGGAATGACCTGGATAATCAGAGCAGCGGGGCGAGGGAGGTACCGTTTTAGCTTAGTGCGCGACATCTCTCTCGATCCCAACGAAAACATTGCTGAGACCAAAATTCCCGATGCTACTCCAGGGATCGTTAGCAAGCATTCTTTGAGTGATGAACAGGCTCTTCTGGCTAAGGTGAGATACAACAGACTTGTTGATGTGTTTACAGGGATCACTTGCTATTCTCTGCAGAGTCATTTGCGAACAACAGTACCCAACATGGGACAGATAGAGACGGACGAAATCTACATTGGCGTAGACAAAAGGGGGGTTCAATACGTCATTCCAGTTCAGGCCAAAGGTGGGAAGGACCGCTTGAGTGTGGTTCAGATAGAGCAGGATTTAGCGATGTGCGAGCACAAGTTCCCTGAACTCGTGTGTCGGCCCGTTGGCGCTCAGTTTATGCGTGAGGAGGTCATTGCTCTATTCGAATTTGAGCTTGGCAACGGAGGGGTTCGTGTGGCTGGCGAGAGGCATTATCGCTTGGTAGAACCTGACCAAGTATCTGATGCCGAACTCCGGGGTTATCGCTCTCGTCTATCGGAATAATATCCTTGAGAGACTGCCATTGAGTCGAGTCAATTGATCTGTCTGTATTGGCGTGGCCTAGAGGCCTGAAAGCAGTACTGTTCAAATTGTGAACACCCGCATCTCTGCTCTTTGTCTGCATCTGAATGTCAAATTTTTACAC includes:
- a CDS encoding RNA polymerase sigma factor, with protein sequence MSRALESNNRITSRRSLKRPINHKPELSPKLSLHRQDVDETDTYDDTRAKQLVSQIQQGNQQAFAELVDSYSRQVTALAYKMVSNYDEAADIAQMVFVKMYQNVWRFDDSKKFYSWLYRITVNASIDYMRKHKRHRHEPLEEFHESVETTQEDPEESFRRQQIAGYLISAADALNDKQRSVFVLRDLEGCDIDEVASSLNVSEATVRWYLHRARVKIRKELRRECPQLLHFLGIV
- a CDS encoding MFS transporter; translated protein: MLDSRDERNFLVGIFPDLDYLYRIMSLGIKKVSVFTVTLSAISVNIGFYAWRVMFNNFGVEVFGASPTEVGIIQAAREIPGLLAFGVGALAVYFTESKIAAISIAAIGLGLLLCGAAPTIVVLGLATVLMSFGFHYFEPMNSSQLLALTNVDELGRTQGKLMSFEAMAGLVGAGLVLLLTFFLDFRATFYVIGGLVTATGLYLTVALPSNRGETEQRKLRIQKKYWLYYTLSFLRGCRRHIFTTFAIFLLVKNHGLNITVISSLMLATAGVTIFTNRFLGNLSDRIGERVVLAGCSFVLVFIFAGYAYVTFLPILIAFYVLDHVLFGSSIALKSYLKKISTPEDLTNCLSFGMTANHVTAVVIPVVGGVLWATFGYEVTFISGAVIVFVDMLFALRVPRNGHIV
- a CDS encoding DNA methyltransferase, which translates into the protein MAEIKRKLMGNGSNQLLAEDRPVHDWFRFVLSYPPHLVREYLGRFDARRGQFVLDPFCGTGTTVVECKKLGIASIGLEVNPAVAAFARTKTDWAINPRSLETHARGIYDKALEKLHKHGLSDNGELFSAAQNVSSCDAGRLRTLPEESMALLIKNSISPLPLHKAIVLLETIEESKEVTYHQHERLALAKTVVYGASNLHFGPEVGVSRVKKQDAGVISAWLNNILQMCRDLRVVADCGPTEAAVRCEDSRTIAQSFDGRSVDTVITSPPYPNEKDYTRTTRLESVLLGYISTRQDLRDLKKSFVRSNTRGVFAGDEDDKYIRGNPRIENIARDIEIRRIELGKTSGFERLYGRLTKLYFGGMARHFAELRERLSPGARLAYVVGDQASYLRVMIRTGQLLGEIAESLGYEVTDIDLFRTRLSTTTGEQLREEVLLLRWPG
- a CDS encoding endonuclease — protein: MGSKSKYNEIIERIFLSKFRSGASEISFERSDIVAVAEDLGIEYPKNLGDVVYSFRYRSSLPAKVRAKAPKGMTWIIRAAGRGRYRFSLVRDISLDPNENIAETKIPDATPGIVSKHSLSDEQALLAKVRYNRLVDVFTGITCYSLQSHLRTTVPNMGQIETDEIYIGVDKRGVQYVIPVQAKGGKDRLSVVQIEQDLAMCEHKFPELVCRPVGAQFMREEVIALFEFELGNGGVRVAGERHYRLVEPDQVSDAELRGYRSRLSE